One Alligator mississippiensis isolate rAllMis1 chromosome 12, rAllMis1, whole genome shotgun sequence DNA window includes the following coding sequences:
- the BBLN gene encoding bublin coiled-coil protein — protein sequence MSGPNGEPHVAGGAGPGEDGGEDSFGEEEYAAINSMLDQINSCLDHLEEKNDYLHARLKELLESNRQTRLEFQQQLSEEQNMQTDTQGPEPTS from the exons ATGTCGGGGCCGAACGGGGAGCCGCACGtggcgggcggcgcggggccgggcgagGACGGCGGCGAGGACAGCTTCGGGGAGGAAG AATATGCAGCAATAAATTCCATGCTGGACCAGATCAACTCCTGCCTGGATCACCTGGAAGAGAAGAATGACTACCTCCATGCCCGCCTGAAGGAGCTGCTGGAGTCCAACCGGCAGACACGTCTAGAgtttcagcagcagctgagtgaGGAGCAGAACATGCAAACTGACACGCAGGGACCAGAGCCAACCAGCTAG
- the PTGES2 gene encoding prostaglandin E synthase 2 isoform X1: MAAAGRGWRCVRPLTWRARVAAPGLLRAPGRAYCVPSGAGPAARGRLLAGAAFALGGGFGLYQTLQHRLKTREHLAKQEPAQLPEGSLQLTLYQYKTCPFCSKVRAFLDYHGLPYEIVEVNPVMRKEIKFSSYRKVPILLTNTGNSLQLNDSSVIISAVKTYLISRRKSLDEIVTFYPAMKAVNDQGKEVTEYGNKYWLMLDEMETQQVYPIKEMLVEEIKWRKWVDDWLVHLISPNVYRTPREALASFDYIVREGKFGTMEGFFAKYVGALAMFFIGKRLKSRHHLQDNVREDLYEAADDWVKAIGKHRLFMGGSQPNLADLAVYGVLRVMEGLEAFDDMMTHTKIQPWYHRMETAIKEAVITNQHQLHLPV, from the exons ATGGCAGCTGCCGGCCGCGGCTGGCGGTGCGTGCGGCCGCTCACGTGGCGGGCGCGGGTTGCGGCCCCCGGGCTCCTGCGGGCCCCGGGCAGGGCCTACTGCGTCCCCTCCGGCGCGGGCCCGGCAGCGCGGGGCCGCCTGCTGGCGGGGGCTGCTTTTGCCTTGGGGGGCGGCTTCGGTCTCTACCAAACCCTCCAGCATCGCTTGAAGACCCGGGAGCACCTTGCAAAGCAGGAGCCCGCCCAG cttcctGAAGGTAGTCTGCAGCTGACTCTTTACCAGTACAAAACTTGCCCGTTCTGCAGTAAGGTCCGAGCTTTCCTTGATTATCATGGGCTGCCCTACGAGATTGTGGAGGTGAACCCAGTAATGCGGAAGGAGATCAAATTCTCTTCCTACAGGAAGGTGCCCATTCTTCTCACCAACACTGGAAACTCTCTG CAACTGAATGACTCTTCAGTGATCATCAGTGCAGTGAAGACTTATCTCATTTCCAG GAGGAAGAGCTTAGACGAGATTGTGACATTTTATCCTGCTATGAAAGCTGTGAATGATCAAGGCAAGGAGGTGACTGAGTATGGGAATAAGTACTGGCTCATGCTGGATGAAATGGAGACTCAGCAGGTGTATCCCATCAAAGAAATGCTAGT GGAGGAAATTAAATGGCGAAAGTGGGTGGATGACTGGCTTGTTCACCTCATCTCCCCCAATGTTTACCGCACACCCAGAGAGGCCCTGGCATCCTTTGATTACATTGTTCGTGAAGGCAAGTTTGGCACCATGGAAGGTTTTTTTGCCAAATACGTAGGGGCGCTGGCCATGTTCTTCATTGGCAAGAGGCTAAAGAGCAG ACATCACCTTCAGGATAATGTTCGGGAAGACTTATACGAAGCAGCCGATGACTGGGTAAAAGCTATTGGCAAACACCGACTCTTCATGGGAGGCAGTCAACCAAATCTTGCTGACTTG GCGGTGTATGGAGTCCTCCGGGTCATGGAAGGGCTGGAAGCCTTTGACGACATGATGACTCACACCAAGATTCAGCCTTGGTACCATCGCATGGAGACCGCCATTAAGGAGGCTGTCATCACAAATCAGCATCAGCTGCACCTGCCTGTCTAA
- the PTGES2 gene encoding prostaglandin E synthase 2 isoform X2 codes for MAAAGRGWRCVRPLTWRARVAAPGLLRAPGRAYCVPSGAGPAARGRLLAGAAFALGGGFGLYQTLQHRLKTREHLAKQEPAQLPEGSLQLTLYQYKTCPFCSKVRAFLDYHGLPYEIVEVNPVMRKEIKFSSYRKVPILLTNTGNSLQLNDSSVIISAVKTYLISRRKSLDEIVTFYPAMKAVNDQGKEVTEYGNKYWLMLDEMETQQVYPIKEMLVHHLQDNVREDLYEAADDWVKAIGKHRLFMGGSQPNLADLAVYGVLRVMEGLEAFDDMMTHTKIQPWYHRMETAIKEAVITNQHQLHLPV; via the exons ATGGCAGCTGCCGGCCGCGGCTGGCGGTGCGTGCGGCCGCTCACGTGGCGGGCGCGGGTTGCGGCCCCCGGGCTCCTGCGGGCCCCGGGCAGGGCCTACTGCGTCCCCTCCGGCGCGGGCCCGGCAGCGCGGGGCCGCCTGCTGGCGGGGGCTGCTTTTGCCTTGGGGGGCGGCTTCGGTCTCTACCAAACCCTCCAGCATCGCTTGAAGACCCGGGAGCACCTTGCAAAGCAGGAGCCCGCCCAG cttcctGAAGGTAGTCTGCAGCTGACTCTTTACCAGTACAAAACTTGCCCGTTCTGCAGTAAGGTCCGAGCTTTCCTTGATTATCATGGGCTGCCCTACGAGATTGTGGAGGTGAACCCAGTAATGCGGAAGGAGATCAAATTCTCTTCCTACAGGAAGGTGCCCATTCTTCTCACCAACACTGGAAACTCTCTG CAACTGAATGACTCTTCAGTGATCATCAGTGCAGTGAAGACTTATCTCATTTCCAG GAGGAAGAGCTTAGACGAGATTGTGACATTTTATCCTGCTATGAAAGCTGTGAATGATCAAGGCAAGGAGGTGACTGAGTATGGGAATAAGTACTGGCTCATGCTGGATGAAATGGAGACTCAGCAGGTGTATCCCATCAAAGAAATGCTAGT ACATCACCTTCAGGATAATGTTCGGGAAGACTTATACGAAGCAGCCGATGACTGGGTAAAAGCTATTGGCAAACACCGACTCTTCATGGGAGGCAGTCAACCAAATCTTGCTGACTTG GCGGTGTATGGAGTCCTCCGGGTCATGGAAGGGCTGGAAGCCTTTGACGACATGATGACTCACACCAAGATTCAGCCTTGGTACCATCGCATGGAGACCGCCATTAAGGAGGCTGTCATCACAAATCAGCATCAGCTGCACCTGCCTGTCTAA